One Falco biarmicus isolate bFalBia1 chromosome 9, bFalBia1.pri, whole genome shotgun sequence genomic region harbors:
- the FBXL15 gene encoding F-box/LRR-repeat protein 15, with translation MMSLTPSRGCLLDLPWEDILVPHILCHLPLQQLLSLQRVSKSFQSLIQLYLANMRCFDSSQIGPAIPRAAFVNLLKDNEVLQQLVLQNCSDWLTDRELLPVIGQNHHLHQIQLKGCAQLSRHALVAISLSCPNLRRLSLAHCEWVDSLSLRSLADHCKALEAVDLTACRQLKDEAICYLVQKCSRLKSLSLAVNANVGDVAVEEIAKSCPELEHLDLTGCLRVKSDSIRVLAEYCPKLRSLKVKHCHNVAESSLSILRSRGVELDVEPPLQRALVLLQDVVGFAPFINLQI, from the exons ATGATGAGTTTGACCCCCTCCAGGGGATGCCTCCTGGACCTGCCCTGGGAAGACATCTTGGTTCCACATATCCTCTGTCACCTAccgctgcagcagctcctgagccTGCAGAGGGTCAGCAAGTCCTTCCAGTCTCTCATCCAGCTGTACCTGGCCAATATGCGCTGCTTTGACTCAAGCCAG ATTGGACCTGCCATCCCTCGAGCTGCTTTCGTTAATCTGCTGAAGGACAACGAAGtactgcagcagctggtgctcCAGAACTGCTCCGACTGGCTGACGGACAGGGAGCTGCTCCCGGTCATCGGGCAGAACCACCACCTGCACCAGATCCAGCTGAAGGGCTGTGCCCAGCTTAGCCGCCATGCGCTGGTGGCCATTTCGCTGAGCTGCCCCAACCTGCGCCGGCTCTCCCTGGCTCACTGCGAGTGGGTGGACAGCCTGTCCCTGCGCAGCCTGGCTGACCACTGCAAGGCGCTGGAGGCTGTGGACCTGACAGCCTGTCGCCAGCTGAAGGACGAGGCTATCTGCTATCTGGTGCAGAAGTGCAGCAGGCTCAAGTCTCTGTCACTGGCTGTCAATGCCAACGTGGGTGACGTGGCAGTCGAGGAGATTGCCAAGTCCTGCCCTGAGCTGGAGCACCTGGACCTCACAGGATGTCTGCGAGTCAAGAGTGACTCCATCAG AGTCCTGGCCGAGTACTGTCCCAAGCTGCGCTCGCTGAAGGTGAAGCATTGCCACAACGTGGCCGAGTCCAGCCTGAGCATTCTGCGAAGCCGTGGGGTGGAGCTGGATGTGGAGCCTCCGCTGCAGAGGGCTCTCGTTCTCCTGCAGGATGTGGTTGGCTTTGCCCCTTTCATCAACCTCCAGATCtag
- the CUEDC2 gene encoding CUE domain-containing protein 2, producing the protein MELERIIRDTLTCFIQSHIPAGDLSGMDDVFFSYITGVLEELGSPESSEETFDMDTFVEMMEAYIPGFAKIHSGDVCEMMFSLSERLGEARNKEKPGQKAVESRSESPSEDLTKGQEPGAGACNGERLCTLTDGAGSQAGDDLKDGVDLLLEMFPACTMSQAEKALAMALGNLEEAVQLIVEEKVETGPAGASVKELTRPRRAPNHEELKQVILQKYMMVDSADDQKTHRPAPPKEAPKKLIRYIDNQVVSTKGERYKDIKKPESEEMKRTYISLKPARKYKFH; encoded by the exons TGGGATGGatgatgttttcttctcttataTCACGGGTGtcctggaggagctgggctcACCAGAGTCCTCCGAGGAGACTTTTGACATGGACACCTTTGTGGAAATGATGGAGGCGTATATCCCTGGTTTTGCAAAAATCCACAG TGGGGATGTTTGTGAAATGATGTTCTCCCTCTCAGAAAGGCTTGGTGAAGCTCGCAACAAAG AAAAACCTGGCCAAAAGGCTGTGGAAAGCAGGAGTGAATCACCCTCTGAAGACCTGACCAAGGGCCAGGAGCCTGGAGCTGGAGCCTGCAATGGGGAAAGGCTGTGCACACTAACAGACGGAGCCGGGTCCCAG GCAGGTGATGACTTGAAGGATGGGGTGGACCTGCTACTAGAGATGTTCCCAGCCTGTACCATGAGCCAGGCAGAGAAGGCACTCGCCATGGCCTTGGGGAACTTGGAGGAGGCAGTGCAGTTAATTGTGGAGGAGAAGGTGGAAACTGGCCCAGCAGGTGCGAGTGTGAAG GAACTGACACGGCCCCGCAGAGCACCCAACCATGAGGAACTAAAACAGGTTATCCTACAGAA ATACATGATGGTGGATAGCGCAGATGATCAGAAAACACATCGGCCAGCTCCACCCAAAGAG GCTCCCAAGAAGTTGATCCGCTATATTGATAACCAGGTGGTGAGTACAAAGGGAGAGAGGTACAAAGACATCAAGAAGCCGGAGAGTGAGGAGATGAAGAGAACCTACATCAGCCTCAAACCAGCCAGGAAGTACAAGTTCCACTGA